A portion of the Homalodisca vitripennis isolate AUS2020 chromosome 2, UT_GWSS_2.1, whole genome shotgun sequence genome contains these proteins:
- the LOC124353874 gene encoding transcriptional regulator Myc-B isoform X1: MPSCSVGDSLFAELHYRQTKEDLEGVFGDDYEMLDTMDLNTIDIDDVDLSFFETNCDEDSDEDLLDPANWVRGNHDCMLGGQCCNQDSQRAQVPPPRPAPQPVVQPAPQSSASAPSVLITHSANKVVTIQKCIPAGSDRSDVVVVTNNSRTPPVSSGSRSLLLNRTTVQTQQQTSPAPAQTLLTAQPSSARVIVKREFPTPQPSRPETPMSLSESEDDFGPIPIDAPVDNSTSIFRSALDVLTTPTPGVWDCDFLFGSAVRTKDEKPSGASQTDVTRKSALSTSDHDHNYDSSSKNLSLEGLGVDTPSDSEEDEEIDVVSLSERSASSRSSSCSRLPTHPTRQDRKELEDLTSTLLSASQAVSRKLKKTISSHGRHRRKRYRSGSSDEEEFPTVHQRQAKRHKRALGAVTQRRSKSSRFGEEEDSQEKRDLHNNMERMRRIDLRNSFEELKALVPMVANKERAAKVVILREASVYCIELSAECQSKCLQVNALRKEQERLRRVLSSLRKAACVSRRR, encoded by the exons ATGCCAAGCTGTTCGGTCGGCGACTCCCTCTTCGCGGAGCTGCACTACCGCCAAACGAAGGAGGATCTGGAGGGAGTGTTCGGGGACGACTACGAAATGTTGGACACCATGGATCTGAACACCATCGACATCGACGACGTGGATCTCAGCTTCTTCGAGACCAACTGTGACGAGGACTCCGACGAAGATCTGTTGGACCCGGCGAACTGGGTGAGAGGGAACCACGACTGCATGTTAGGCGGTCAGTGCTGCAACCAGGATTCCCAGAGGGCCCAAGTGCCACCCCCGAGACCCGCGCCTCAACCCGTCGTACAGCCCGCCCCCCAATCTTCCGCTTCCGCCCCCAGTGTCCTCATTACCCACAGTGCGAACAAAGTGGTGACTATACAGAAGTGCATACCTGCGGGTAGTGACAGATCGGACGTGGTGGTAGTTACCAACAACTCGAGGACTCCTCCGGTGAGTTCTGGGAGCAGGAGTCTGTTGCTGAACAGGACTACAGTGCAAACTCAGCAACAGACCTCGCCCGCACCCGCTCAAACCCTCCTCACCGCCCAACCATCCTCCGCCAGAGTGATAGTGAAGCGCGAGTTCCCCACGCCGCAACCCTCGAGACCGGAGACCCCGATGTCTCTCTCGGAGTCCGAGGACGACTTCGGCCCCATCCCCATCGACGCTCCGGTCGACAACTCCACCAGCATCTTCCGCAGCGCCCTCGACGTGCTGACCACCCCCACTCCCGGAGTCTGGGATTGTGACTTCTTGTTCGGTAGTGCCGTGAGGACGAAAGACGAGAAGCCCTCGGGGGCGTCGCAAACAGACGTTACCAGGAAAAGTGCGCTTTCCACGTCTGACCACGACCACAACTACGACAGCTCGAGTAAAAACCTTAGCCTCGAGGGACTGGGCGTGGATACACCTTCTGATTCCG AAGAGGACGAGGAGATCGATGTGGTATCTTTGAGCGAGAGGTCCGCCAGCAGTCGGTCGTCCTCGTGCAGCAGACTGCCGACACACCCGACCCGACAAGACAGGAAGGAACTAGAAGATCTCACGTCCACACTGTTGTCGGCCAGCCAGGCGGTCAGCAGAAAGCTCAAGAAGACGATCAGCAGTCACGGGCGCCACAGAAGGAAACGCTACCGTTCCGGGAGCAGTGATGAAGAAGAATTCCCGACGGTGCACCAGAGGCAGGCCAAGCGGCACAAGCGCGCTCTGGGCGCGGTCACGCAGAGGAGGTCGAAGAGTTCCAGATTCGGCGAAGAAGAAGACTCCCAAGAGAAGAGGGATCTGCACAACAACATGGAGCGGATGAGGAGAATCGACTTGAGGAACTCCTTCGAGGAACTGAAGGCGTTGGTGCCGATGGTGGCCAACAAGGAGAGGGCCGCGAAGGTGGTGATACTCCGGGAGGCGTCAGTCTATTGCATCGAGCTGAGCGCGGAGTGCCAGTCCAAGTGTCTCCAGGTGAACGCCCTGAGGAAGGAACAGGAGAGGTTGCGCCGAGTGCTCTCGTCGCTGAGGAAGGCTGCTTGTGTGAGCAGACGCCGCTGA
- the LOC124353874 gene encoding transcriptional regulator Myc-B isoform X2, with protein MPSCSVGDSLFAELHYRQTKEDLEGVFGDDYEMLDTMDLNTIDIDDVDLSFFETNCDEDSDEDLLDPANWVRGNHDCMLGGQCCNQDSQRAQVPPPRPAPQPVVQPAPQSSASAPSVLITHSANKVVTIQKCIPAGSDRSDVVVVTNNSRTPPVSSGSRSLLLNRTTVQTQQQTSPAPAQTLLTAQPSSARVIVKREFPTPQPSRPETPMSLSESEDDFGPIPIDAPVDNSTSIFRSALDVLTTPTPGVWDCDFLFGSAVRTKDEKPSGASQTDVTRKSALSTSDHDHNYDSSSKNLSLEGLGVDTPSDSEDEEIDVVSLSERSASSRSSSCSRLPTHPTRQDRKELEDLTSTLLSASQAVSRKLKKTISSHGRHRRKRYRSGSSDEEEFPTVHQRQAKRHKRALGAVTQRRSKSSRFGEEEDSQEKRDLHNNMERMRRIDLRNSFEELKALVPMVANKERAAKVVILREASVYCIELSAECQSKCLQVNALRKEQERLRRVLSSLRKAACVSRRR; from the exons ATGCCAAGCTGTTCGGTCGGCGACTCCCTCTTCGCGGAGCTGCACTACCGCCAAACGAAGGAGGATCTGGAGGGAGTGTTCGGGGACGACTACGAAATGTTGGACACCATGGATCTGAACACCATCGACATCGACGACGTGGATCTCAGCTTCTTCGAGACCAACTGTGACGAGGACTCCGACGAAGATCTGTTGGACCCGGCGAACTGGGTGAGAGGGAACCACGACTGCATGTTAGGCGGTCAGTGCTGCAACCAGGATTCCCAGAGGGCCCAAGTGCCACCCCCGAGACCCGCGCCTCAACCCGTCGTACAGCCCGCCCCCCAATCTTCCGCTTCCGCCCCCAGTGTCCTCATTACCCACAGTGCGAACAAAGTGGTGACTATACAGAAGTGCATACCTGCGGGTAGTGACAGATCGGACGTGGTGGTAGTTACCAACAACTCGAGGACTCCTCCGGTGAGTTCTGGGAGCAGGAGTCTGTTGCTGAACAGGACTACAGTGCAAACTCAGCAACAGACCTCGCCCGCACCCGCTCAAACCCTCCTCACCGCCCAACCATCCTCCGCCAGAGTGATAGTGAAGCGCGAGTTCCCCACGCCGCAACCCTCGAGACCGGAGACCCCGATGTCTCTCTCGGAGTCCGAGGACGACTTCGGCCCCATCCCCATCGACGCTCCGGTCGACAACTCCACCAGCATCTTCCGCAGCGCCCTCGACGTGCTGACCACCCCCACTCCCGGAGTCTGGGATTGTGACTTCTTGTTCGGTAGTGCCGTGAGGACGAAAGACGAGAAGCCCTCGGGGGCGTCGCAAACAGACGTTACCAGGAAAAGTGCGCTTTCCACGTCTGACCACGACCACAACTACGACAGCTCGAGTAAAAACCTTAGCCTCGAGGGACTGGGCGTGGATACACCTTCTGATTCCG AGGACGAGGAGATCGATGTGGTATCTTTGAGCGAGAGGTCCGCCAGCAGTCGGTCGTCCTCGTGCAGCAGACTGCCGACACACCCGACCCGACAAGACAGGAAGGAACTAGAAGATCTCACGTCCACACTGTTGTCGGCCAGCCAGGCGGTCAGCAGAAAGCTCAAGAAGACGATCAGCAGTCACGGGCGCCACAGAAGGAAACGCTACCGTTCCGGGAGCAGTGATGAAGAAGAATTCCCGACGGTGCACCAGAGGCAGGCCAAGCGGCACAAGCGCGCTCTGGGCGCGGTCACGCAGAGGAGGTCGAAGAGTTCCAGATTCGGCGAAGAAGAAGACTCCCAAGAGAAGAGGGATCTGCACAACAACATGGAGCGGATGAGGAGAATCGACTTGAGGAACTCCTTCGAGGAACTGAAGGCGTTGGTGCCGATGGTGGCCAACAAGGAGAGGGCCGCGAAGGTGGTGATACTCCGGGAGGCGTCAGTCTATTGCATCGAGCTGAGCGCGGAGTGCCAGTCCAAGTGTCTCCAGGTGAACGCCCTGAGGAAGGAACAGGAGAGGTTGCGCCGAGTGCTCTCGTCGCTGAGGAAGGCTGCTTGTGTGAGCAGACGCCGCTGA